A DNA window from Micromonospora sp. NBC_01739 contains the following coding sequences:
- a CDS encoding IS110 family transposase, translating to MLFVGDDWAEDHHDVEVQDEHGRAMRTARLSEGVDGMARFHELVARFLPEDAKPSDVLVCIETDRGPWVRALIAAGYQVYGVNPKQAARHRELLSLSGAKSDKADAHTLADMVRTRRHQLRQVAADSDIAEAVKVVARAHQTLIWERTRHMLRLRAALRDYFPAALAAYQVLTLTGADALELLAKAPTPAAAAKLTIGQISAVLNKARRRDIPAKAAAIQRALRTEHLGQADIVAGAYAATVRATVAVLQTLNTEIRTLEGQVEAHFGQHPDAEVYLSQPGIGVILGARVLAEFGDAAGRYASAKSRKNYAGTAPITRQSGKSKTVHARFIHNDRLVDALHMQASAAVLHDPGSRAYYDELRARDIGHNAALRQVGNRLVGILHGCLKTTTVYDKNTAWSHRELTAAA from the coding sequence GTGCTGTTCGTGGGTGACGATTGGGCCGAAGACCACCACGATGTGGAGGTACAGGACGAACATGGCCGGGCGATGCGCACCGCCCGGCTGTCTGAGGGCGTGGACGGGATGGCCCGGTTCCATGAGCTCGTCGCCCGGTTCCTGCCTGAGGACGCGAAACCGTCGGATGTCCTCGTCTGCATCGAGACCGACCGCGGCCCGTGGGTACGGGCCCTGATCGCGGCTGGCTACCAGGTCTACGGGGTGAACCCGAAACAGGCAGCCCGGCACCGTGAGCTGCTGTCATTGTCCGGAGCCAAGAGCGACAAGGCCGACGCGCACACCCTGGCCGACATGGTCCGGACCCGTCGCCACCAGCTGCGCCAGGTCGCTGCGGACTCCGACATCGCCGAGGCAGTCAAGGTCGTGGCCCGGGCCCACCAGACGCTGATCTGGGAACGCACCCGGCACATGCTGCGGCTACGGGCGGCACTGCGTGACTACTTCCCGGCCGCGCTGGCCGCCTACCAGGTGTTGACGCTCACGGGCGCCGACGCTCTCGAACTGCTGGCCAAGGCGCCCACGCCCGCCGCGGCGGCGAAGCTGACCATCGGGCAGATCAGCGCCGTGTTGAACAAGGCCCGCCGCCGGGACATTCCGGCCAAGGCCGCCGCGATACAGCGGGCCCTGCGCACCGAACACCTGGGCCAGGCCGACATCGTCGCCGGCGCCTACGCGGCCACCGTCCGCGCCACCGTCGCAGTCCTGCAAACCCTCAACACCGAGATCCGCACCCTCGAAGGGCAGGTCGAGGCCCATTTTGGCCAGCACCCGGACGCTGAGGTCTACCTCAGCCAGCCCGGCATCGGCGTCATCCTCGGCGCCCGGGTGCTCGCAGAGTTCGGCGACGCGGCAGGCCGCTACGCCAGCGCCAAGTCCCGCAAGAACTACGCCGGCACCGCACCGATCACCCGCCAGTCCGGCAAATCCAAGACCGTCCACGCCCGGTTCATCCACAACGATCGCCTCGTCGACGCCTTACACATGCAGGCCAGCGCCGCGGTCCTGCACGACCCCGGCAGCCGCGCCTACTACGACGAACTCCGCGCCCGCGACATCGGCCACAACGCCGCCCTACGCCAGGTCGGCAACCGCCTCGTCGGAATCCTCCACGGCTGCCTCAAAACCACCACCGTCTACGACAAGAACACTGCCTGGTCACACCGTGAGCTAACCGCCGCAGCTTGA
- a CDS encoding GIY-YIG nuclease family protein, whose protein sequence is MTIPGKPPEDAPTYAARLEEALRLLCGSPVGLDVAVKRLSRGSGVYAWWAAPSVLPDLPGPPNDSDPSLRLLYLGRATSLRGRVLRNHLRRSGSSTLRRTLAGLLVSEGYRTTWTDRVVLVPEDEARLTAWMYEHLRLTWAQDAEPAAIEAELVRRLHPPLNVHGVAPEHLQAAVIAAKKSYDASSGPTGPTQTP, encoded by the coding sequence ATGACCATTCCCGGAAAGCCACCCGAGGACGCCCCGACCTACGCAGCCCGACTCGAAGAGGCCCTGCGGCTGCTCTGCGGTTCGCCGGTCGGTCTCGATGTCGCCGTCAAGCGACTCAGCCGTGGCAGCGGTGTCTACGCCTGGTGGGCTGCTCCCTCGGTCCTTCCCGACCTTCCCGGGCCGCCGAACGACAGCGACCCGTCGCTACGACTGCTGTATCTCGGACGAGCGACCAGCCTGCGGGGCCGTGTCCTGCGCAACCATCTGAGGCGTTCGGGCAGTTCGACTCTGCGCCGTACCCTGGCCGGGCTTCTCGTGTCCGAGGGATACCGGACGACCTGGACCGATCGCGTCGTCCTGGTCCCTGAGGATGAGGCGCGGCTGACCGCGTGGATGTACGAGCATCTGCGCTTGACCTGGGCGCAGGATGCGGAGCCGGCGGCCATCGAGGCCGAACTGGTCCGGCGCCTGCACCCGCCGCTCAACGTCCACGGGGTCGCCCCCGAGCACCTCCAGGCCGCCGTGATCGCCGCCAAGAAATCGTACGACGCCAGCAGTGGACCGACCGGGCCCACACAAACGCCGTAG
- a CDS encoding response regulator transcription factor, translating to MTIRVLLADDQQLVRTGLRGLLERDQDITVVAEAADGPEAIRLARQVSPDVALLDIRMPHLDGLAVAQQLTTDPATTSIRIIVLTTFEQDSYIFEALKAGANGFLTKTVSGEELCRAVKVVAAGEALLSPSVTQRVIAEFSRRPEPVKAAPEQLAALTAREREVMLMIAAGLSNVEIGRALRMSPLTAKTHVSRIITKLGVRDRAQLVAMAYESGLVQPGAGLPRPT from the coding sequence ATGACCATCAGGGTACTTCTCGCCGACGACCAGCAGCTCGTCCGGACCGGCCTGCGTGGCCTGCTCGAACGCGATCAGGACATCACGGTGGTGGCCGAGGCGGCGGATGGCCCCGAGGCCATCCGGCTGGCGCGACAGGTCAGCCCGGACGTGGCACTGCTGGATATCCGGATGCCCCACCTGGACGGCTTGGCGGTGGCTCAGCAACTCACCACCGACCCGGCGACCACCAGCATTCGGATCATCGTGCTGACCACCTTCGAGCAGGATTCGTACATTTTCGAAGCGCTCAAGGCCGGCGCCAACGGGTTCCTCACCAAGACCGTCAGCGGCGAGGAACTGTGCCGGGCCGTGAAGGTGGTGGCCGCCGGTGAGGCGCTGCTCAGCCCCAGCGTCACCCAAAGGGTCATCGCCGAATTCAGCCGCCGTCCGGAACCGGTTAAGGCGGCCCCCGAGCAACTCGCCGCCCTCACCGCCCGGGAACGCGAGGTGATGTTGATGATCGCGGCCGGCCTGAGCAACGTCGAGATCGGCCGGGCCCTGCGAATGAGTCCGCTGACCGCGAAGACCCATGTCAGCCGAATCATCACCAAGCTCGGCGTACGCGACCGGGCGCAACTGGTGGCCATGGCGTACGAGAGCGGGTTGGTGCAGCCCGGTGCAGGTCTGCCGCGCCCGACCTGA
- a CDS encoding sensor histidine kinase, whose amino-acid sequence MEVDPVHDPALVPATRRRIDSIVDVLVAGGSATAITVFTSVAAERNESSALAAYLLGIILGGLLFFRRRQPVRVLVLSMIVVMGYNLTGLPGISPIWSLLVPLYTVARHGQLLLGAAVGTSLEIISTGWVLNSDVPPLEILDGAIQETAVLGVVLVAGAALRNKERFAQEFTARLAAEREQQQREAARRILEERLRIARELHDVTAHTVAVVGIQVNLARELVTDDPDTARELLDNARQLNLDAVGELQAAVRLLRADGTQPEPDRRPMPDESQIPDLLDRAAESGLTVEFDRQGEPRPVPPAVGLTLYRITQESVTNALRHADADTLQVSLRYEADGVGLDVIDDGRGSHPADGSDSDRPGGAGYGLAGMQERVSSLGGRLTVGPAPERGFAVRAWLPLSKAGTSAAPETPSMRTDPSVRH is encoded by the coding sequence ATGGAAGTCGATCCAGTGCACGACCCGGCTCTCGTCCCGGCGACCAGACGTCGCATCGACAGCATCGTGGACGTGCTGGTCGCCGGGGGAAGCGCAACCGCGATCACCGTTTTCACGTCGGTGGCGGCCGAGCGAAACGAGTCCTCCGCCCTTGCCGCCTATCTCCTCGGCATCATCCTGGGCGGCCTGTTGTTCTTCCGTCGCCGGCAGCCCGTGCGGGTCCTGGTGCTGTCGATGATCGTCGTCATGGGCTACAACCTGACCGGCCTCCCCGGGATCTCGCCGATCTGGTCGCTGCTCGTGCCGCTCTACACCGTCGCCCGACACGGCCAACTACTGCTCGGCGCCGCCGTGGGCACCTCTCTGGAGATCATTTCAACCGGTTGGGTACTCAACTCCGACGTCCCGCCGCTCGAAATTCTCGACGGAGCGATCCAGGAGACGGCCGTTCTCGGCGTCGTCCTCGTCGCAGGGGCGGCACTGCGGAACAAGGAACGCTTCGCTCAGGAGTTCACCGCCCGGCTTGCCGCAGAGCGCGAGCAGCAGCAACGCGAGGCGGCTCGCCGAATCCTGGAGGAGCGGCTACGTATCGCTCGTGAGTTGCACGACGTCACCGCGCACACCGTGGCCGTCGTCGGGATCCAGGTCAACCTGGCCCGCGAACTGGTCACCGATGATCCGGACACGGCCCGGGAACTGCTCGACAACGCCCGCCAGCTCAACCTCGACGCGGTCGGCGAACTCCAGGCCGCGGTCCGACTACTGCGCGCCGACGGCACCCAGCCGGAGCCGGATCGCCGCCCGATGCCTGACGAATCGCAAATTCCAGACCTGCTCGACCGCGCGGCGGAAAGTGGCCTGACCGTCGAGTTCGACCGGCAGGGCGAACCGCGGCCAGTGCCACCAGCGGTCGGTTTGACCCTCTACCGGATCACCCAGGAGTCGGTGACCAACGCACTGCGACACGCAGACGCCGACACCCTCCAGGTGAGCCTGCGCTACGAGGCGGACGGTGTCGGCCTCGACGTGATCGACGACGGAAGAGGCAGCCATCCCGCAGACGGGTCGGATTCGGACCGCCCCGGCGGGGCGGGGTACGGGCTTGCCGGCATGCAGGAACGGGTCAGCAGCCTGGGCGGCAGACTGACCGTGGGCCCGGCCCCCGAGAGGGGCTTCGCGGTACGGGCCTGGCTGCCGCTGTCGAAAGCCGGAACCTCCGCAGCGCCGGAGACCCCGTCGATGCGGACGGACCCGTCCGTGCGGCACTGA
- a CDS encoding multicopper oxidase family protein, giving the protein MERVNRRTALRWFAASGALLVAPAAGFAGYLYVDSGRSNTGTLSFRNRLKVPPLLEPSSDSDGRKRFKLTLSEGRSELLPGTSAVTWGANGPLLGPTLRARWGEQVAVDVTNTLDETTTIHWHGMHLPARMDGGPHQLIRPGQTWQPYWTIEQRASTLWYHPHLHEATAAHVYRGIAGFFLIDDDETDALPLPKRYGVDDIPLVIQDRKIADDGTLDTSDMNFSGLTITGLLGDKILVNGTYDPFFEATTTRVRFRLLNGSNARIYHIGFTDNRDFQLVATEMGLRDRPLSLNRLLLSPGERAEIVVTFQPGEEVILRSFDPPLGANFAYERLAGGSDTMDLLKIVAAGTLQPAAEIPDTLSPTRPTPNVTRPDPFQITMGDFLLNDRTMEMGRVDRVVRAESVELWEIKNGQSIPHNFHVHGAAFHVIDIDGRPPADYLQGEKDTVYVAPNTIVRLAVRFLTHSDVTAPYMYHCHILAHEDAGMMGQFLTVSKQDEPRVPQELTVENHATHGGG; this is encoded by the coding sequence TTGGAAAGGGTAAATCGTCGTACCGCGCTGAGATGGTTTGCCGCCTCAGGGGCTCTCCTCGTTGCCCCGGCTGCCGGCTTTGCCGGCTACCTCTACGTCGATTCCGGACGCAGCAACACGGGTACGCTGTCGTTCCGTAACCGGCTGAAGGTACCGCCGCTGTTGGAACCGTCCTCGGACAGTGACGGGCGCAAGCGTTTCAAGCTCACATTGAGCGAGGGACGCTCCGAGTTGCTGCCGGGCACGAGCGCTGTCACCTGGGGCGCCAATGGACCACTACTCGGTCCCACCCTGCGGGCCCGCTGGGGCGAGCAGGTGGCGGTCGATGTAACAAACACTCTCGATGAGACGACGACGATTCATTGGCACGGAATGCACCTGCCCGCCAGAATGGACGGCGGTCCGCACCAACTGATCAGGCCGGGGCAGACCTGGCAGCCATACTGGACTATTGAGCAGCGGGCCAGCACCCTCTGGTATCACCCGCACCTGCACGAGGCCACGGCGGCACACGTCTACCGAGGCATCGCAGGATTCTTCCTGATCGACGACGACGAGACCGACGCGCTGCCGTTGCCGAAGCGCTACGGCGTCGACGACATCCCCCTTGTCATCCAGGACCGCAAGATCGCCGACGACGGGACGCTCGACACGTCGGACATGAATTTCAGCGGTCTCACCATCACCGGTCTGCTCGGCGACAAAATTCTCGTCAACGGCACCTACGACCCGTTCTTCGAAGCGACCACCACGCGCGTCCGCTTTCGGCTGCTGAACGGCTCAAACGCCCGGATCTACCACATCGGATTCACCGACAACCGGGATTTTCAACTGGTCGCCACCGAAATGGGGCTACGAGACAGGCCGCTGTCGCTGAACCGACTCCTGCTCTCCCCCGGCGAGCGGGCCGAGATCGTGGTGACGTTCCAGCCCGGCGAAGAGGTGATCCTGCGCAGCTTCGATCCTCCGCTCGGCGCGAACTTTGCCTACGAGCGATTGGCGGGCGGCAGCGACACCATGGATCTGCTCAAGATTGTCGCGGCGGGCACACTGCAGCCCGCAGCCGAGATACCGGACACCCTGAGCCCGACCCGGCCGACGCCGAACGTAACCCGTCCCGATCCGTTCCAGATCACGATGGGCGATTTTCTGCTCAACGACAGGACCATGGAAATGGGCCGAGTCGACCGCGTCGTTCGAGCGGAATCGGTCGAGCTGTGGGAGATCAAGAATGGTCAGTCAATCCCACACAACTTCCATGTCCATGGCGCGGCATTCCACGTCATTGACATCGATGGCCGCCCACCGGCGGACTATCTCCAAGGCGAAAAGGACACGGTCTACGTCGCGCCGAATACGATCGTCCGCCTCGCGGTACGGTTCCTGACACACTCCGACGTCACGGCGCCGTACATGTATCACTGTCACATTCTTGCCCACGAGGACGCCGGAATGATGGGTCAGTTCCTGACGGTGTCGAAGCAGGACGAACCACGGGTGCCGCAGGAGCTGACCGTGGAGAACCACGCCACACATGGCGGTGGCTGA